In Alkaliphilus flagellatus, one DNA window encodes the following:
- a CDS encoding 5'-nucleotidase C-terminal domain-containing protein has protein sequence MVNVFSRKKIAIFFVVLTLIISSLGGIFTYANEGVVTKITIFHTNDLHGRIQESSSEIGYAKIAGLVNNFRQNNPNTLLLDAGDTFHGLSIATLEKGESVIKAMNALKYDAMVPGNHDFNYGYERLLELKEMSNFPLISANIKTEKGENLLDKYIIKEIDGVKVGIFGLSTPETTYKTNPKNVEGLVFEDPSEIAAKMVEKLREEKADVIIALGHLGIDEESVDTSIKVVEEVKGIDIFIDGHSHSTFEEGLLVGDTLIASTGDYGKNIGVVEISILEGKIVDKSASLVSKKDFEEVAPEEEVQNLIESIAEGQNEILSEVIGEAKVRLDGERELARVKETNLGNLVGDIFLHWTDADIALVNGGGIRASIEAGNITTGDVVTVFPFGNTLVVKKLDGAAIKAALEHGTKSYPELAGGFPHVAGMKYAIDLSKPVGDRVVDITVNGDPLDLNKKYTMATNDFIAAGGDGYTMIAAGELVKEMMTMDEAVVNYIKEKKVIEPKLEGRILVKEVEEQKEEQVEVVEEVKEVKEEVVKPVVKESIVYIVKPGDWLSKIAIKYNTTWQELQKINNIKNADLIFPGQKIIIPAS, from the coding sequence ATGGTAAATGTTTTTTCTAGAAAGAAGATAGCTATCTTCTTTGTGGTGCTAACTTTAATAATTAGCAGCTTGGGTGGAATTTTTACTTATGCTAATGAAGGAGTAGTTACCAAAATTACTATTTTCCATACTAATGATTTGCATGGAAGAATTCAAGAAAGCTCTAGTGAAATTGGATATGCTAAAATTGCTGGATTAGTTAATAATTTTAGACAAAACAATCCAAATACCTTATTACTCGATGCAGGAGATACATTCCATGGTTTATCCATAGCGACATTAGAAAAGGGAGAAAGTGTAATTAAGGCAATGAATGCTTTAAAATATGATGCTATGGTTCCAGGTAATCATGACTTTAACTATGGGTATGAAAGACTATTAGAGTTAAAAGAAATGAGTAATTTTCCTTTAATATCAGCAAATATTAAAACAGAAAAAGGAGAAAATCTTTTAGATAAATATATTATTAAAGAAATAGATGGCGTAAAAGTAGGAATATTTGGTTTATCTACACCAGAGACTACATATAAAACTAATCCTAAAAATGTTGAAGGATTAGTTTTTGAAGATCCATCAGAGATTGCAGCAAAAATGGTTGAAAAATTAAGAGAAGAAAAGGCAGATGTTATTATTGCTCTTGGACATTTAGGGATTGATGAAGAAAGTGTGGACACTAGTATTAAAGTAGTAGAAGAAGTAAAAGGAATAGATATTTTTATTGATGGTCATAGTCATAGTACATTTGAAGAAGGGTTATTAGTGGGAGATACGCTTATTGCTAGTACAGGCGATTATGGTAAAAACATAGGTGTTGTTGAAATAAGTATTTTAGAAGGTAAAATAGTTGATAAATCGGCAAGTTTAGTTAGTAAAAAAGATTTTGAAGAAGTAGCCCCAGAAGAAGAAGTTCAAAATCTAATTGAATCTATAGCAGAAGGACAAAATGAAATTTTATCTGAAGTAATAGGGGAAGCAAAGGTGCGATTAGATGGAGAAAGGGAATTGGCAAGAGTTAAGGAAACTAATTTAGGAAACTTAGTTGGAGACATATTCCTACACTGGACAGATGCAGATATTGCATTAGTAAACGGTGGAGGGATTAGAGCCTCAATAGAAGCAGGTAATATTACAACTGGAGATGTTGTTACTGTGTTCCCGTTTGGAAATACTTTAGTTGTAAAAAAACTAGATGGTGCGGCTATTAAGGCTGCTTTAGAACATGGAACAAAATCCTATCCGGAGTTAGCAGGTGGCTTTCCTCATGTAGCAGGAATGAAATATGCAATTGATCTTTCTAAACCAGTAGGAGATCGTGTTGTAGATATAACAGTAAATGGAGATCCTTTGGACTTAAATAAAAAATATACTATGGCTACTAATGACTTTATTGCCGCTGGTGGCGATGGATATACAATGATTGCTGCTGGAGAACTAGTTAAAGAAATGATGACTATGGATGAGGCAGTAGTTAATTATATAAAAGAAAAGAAAGTTATAGAGCCTAAACTAGAAGGACGAATTTTAGTTAAAGAAGTAGAAGAACAAAAAGAAGAGCAAGTAGAAGTAGTAGAAGAAGTAAAAGAAGTAAAAGAAGAGGTAGTAAAACCAGTTGTAAAAGAATCCATTGTTTATATTGTTAAACCAGGGGATTGGTTATCAAAGATTGCAATTAAATATAATACAACTTGGCAAGAATTACAAAAAATCAATAATATTAAGAATGCAGATTTAATTTTCCCAGGACAAAAAATAATAATTCCTGCTAGCTAA
- the tyrS gene encoding tyrosine--tRNA ligase, with amino-acid sequence MENVFDVLKQRGFVKQFTHEDEIREMLGKEKVTFYIGFDPTADSLHVGHFVQLMAMSHLQKAGHRPIFLAGGGTGMIGDPSGRTDMRQMMTPETIQHNVNCFIEQSKRLIDLSEGNAIIENNANWLLDLNYVSFIREIGRHFSVNRMLTAECFKNRMEKGLSFFEFNYMIMQSYDFLELFRRYGCRLQLGGDDQWSNIIAGADLIRRVEGESAYGMTFTLLTTSEGQKMGKTQSGAVWLDPNKTSPFEFYQYWRNVADADVENCLSLLTFLPMDEVKRLGSLEGAEINKAKEVLAFEVTKLVHGEEEAKKAEEAAKALFGEGALGGSVPSTEISKGEFTDGIDVITLLSKAELIPSRGEGRRLIQQGGIVINDEKITDINTLITLDFFKDDTLMIKKGKKTYHQIRLID; translated from the coding sequence ATGGAAAATGTTTTTGACGTTTTAAAACAACGTGGTTTTGTTAAACAGTTTACACATGAAGATGAAATTAGAGAAATGTTAGGTAAAGAGAAAGTTACTTTCTATATAGGCTTTGATCCAACAGCAGATAGCTTACATGTAGGCCATTTTGTACAGCTTATGGCTATGTCACATCTTCAAAAAGCAGGACATAGACCTATATTCTTGGCAGGTGGTGGTACTGGAATGATTGGTGACCCATCTGGAAGAACTGATATGAGGCAAATGATGACTCCAGAAACAATTCAGCATAATGTTAATTGTTTTATTGAACAAAGTAAAAGATTAATCGATTTATCAGAAGGTAACGCCATTATAGAAAACAATGCTAATTGGTTATTGGACTTAAACTATGTTTCCTTTATTAGAGAAATAGGTAGACACTTCTCTGTTAATAGAATGTTAACAGCAGAATGCTTTAAAAATAGAATGGAAAAAGGATTATCTTTCTTTGAATTTAACTACATGATTATGCAGTCCTACGACTTTTTAGAGTTATTTAGAAGATATGGTTGTCGCCTACAATTAGGTGGAGATGATCAATGGTCGAATATTATTGCAGGTGCTGACTTAATTAGAAGAGTTGAAGGTGAATCTGCATATGGAATGACCTTTACACTACTAACTACAAGTGAAGGTCAAAAAATGGGCAAAACTCAATCTGGAGCAGTTTGGTTAGATCCTAATAAAACATCTCCTTTTGAGTTCTACCAATACTGGAGAAATGTTGCAGATGCTGATGTTGAAAACTGTCTTTCTCTACTTACTTTTTTACCTATGGATGAGGTAAAAAGACTAGGTTCTCTTGAGGGAGCTGAAATAAACAAAGCTAAAGAGGTTCTTGCCTTTGAAGTTACAAAGTTAGTACATGGAGAAGAAGAAGCTAAAAAAGCAGAAGAAGCTGCAAAAGCTCTATTTGGTGAAGGCGCTTTAGGTGGATCTGTTCCATCAACTGAGATTTCCAAAGGTGAATTTACAGATGGTATAGACGTTATTACTCTACTATCTAAAGCTGAGTTGATTCCATCTCGTGGAGAAGGTAGACGTCTAATACAACAAGGTGGAATAGTTATTAACGATGAGAAAATAACCGATATTAATACTCTAATCACACTTGATTTCTTTAAAGATGATACATTAATGATTAAAAAAGGTAAAAAAACTTACCATCAAATTAGATTAATCGACTAA
- the nuoE gene encoding NADH-quinone oxidoreductase subunit NuoE, producing the protein MMDNQNCCCNYGESNNNLIMAKEELKAFKEMEGGLIPALHKVQDIYGYLPEEALKLISEELDVPITDIYGVASFYSLFSLVPKGEHVVSVCLGTACYVNGTQKILDKLSEELEVKVGKTTRDGKFTLQSTRCIGACGLAPVIMIDEKVYGRLIPNDIPKILKDFE; encoded by the coding sequence ATGATGGATAATCAAAACTGTTGTTGTAATTATGGTGAAAGCAACAACAATCTTATTATGGCTAAAGAAGAATTAAAAGCTTTTAAAGAAATGGAAGGAGGATTAATACCAGCACTACATAAGGTACAAGATATTTATGGATATCTTCCAGAGGAGGCTTTAAAGCTTATATCTGAAGAATTAGATGTACCCATAACTGATATTTATGGAGTAGCTTCTTTTTACTCTTTATTTTCATTGGTGCCTAAGGGTGAGCATGTAGTAAGTGTATGCTTAGGCACTGCATGTTATGTTAATGGTACTCAAAAAATTCTAGATAAACTAAGTGAGGAGTTAGAAGTAAAAGTAGGAAAGACAACTAGGGATGGTAAGTTTACATTGCAATCAACAAGATGTATAGGTGCTTGTGGATTAGCACCAGTAATAATGATAGATGAAAAGGTATATGGAAGGTTAATCCCTAATGATATTCCAAAGATATTAAAGGATTTTGAATAA
- the nuoF gene encoding NADH-quinone oxidoreductase subunit NuoF: MKSIEELNEIRQSTKMLVNQGQDRTNPRIVVGMATCGIAAGANLVLDTIMEEVRNLNIADVTVAQTGCIGVCRLEPIVEVIMPGEDKITYVEMTPEKAKKVVNQHIKEGKVVEEYNILLSQDEEHKIYKSLNDVDFYKKQFRVALKNCGVIDPESIDEYIAVDGYKALEKVLLEMKSKEVVDLIKQSGLRGRGGGGFPTGLKWEFTAKAQGDQKYVICNADEGDPGAFMDRSILEGDPYTVLEAMTISGYAIGANKGYIYVRAEYPMAVKRLDKAIIKAKEYGLLGKKIFRTNFDFDLEIRLGAGAFVCGEETALIHSIEGERGVSTQKPPFPANSGLWGKPTLINNVETFANITQIILKGHEWFKSIGTEKSPGTKVFALGGKINNPGLVEIPMGTPLRDVIYEIGDGIPNNKKFKAVQTGGPSGGCIPAELLDSPIDYDTLIAIGSMMGSGGMIVMDEDNCMVDVAKFFLEFVADESCGKCTPCRIGTRRLFELLEKITSGNGSSADIDKLENLSREIKATALCGLGQTAPNPVLSTLRYFRNEYNAHVNKECPAGACQSLISYVINHSKCIGCSVCSKVCPADAIFGELKKPYTIDQAICVTCGACISKCKFNAIEIH; encoded by the coding sequence ATGAAGTCCATTGAAGAATTAAATGAAATAAGACAAAGTACTAAAATGCTAGTTAACCAAGGACAGGATAGAACTAATCCGAGAATAGTAGTTGGTATGGCCACTTGTGGAATAGCTGCAGGTGCAAATCTAGTGTTAGATACAATAATGGAAGAAGTAAGAAATCTGAATATTGCTGATGTAACTGTTGCACAAACAGGATGTATTGGTGTTTGTAGGCTAGAGCCTATAGTTGAAGTTATTATGCCAGGGGAAGATAAGATTACTTATGTTGAAATGACTCCTGAAAAAGCTAAGAAAGTAGTAAATCAACATATTAAAGAAGGTAAGGTTGTAGAGGAGTATAATATACTTTTATCTCAAGATGAAGAACATAAGATATATAAATCCTTAAATGATGTAGATTTTTATAAAAAACAATTTAGAGTTGCTCTTAAAAATTGCGGTGTAATAGATCCCGAGTCAATAGATGAATATATTGCAGTTGATGGGTATAAAGCTTTAGAAAAAGTGTTATTGGAGATGAAGTCTAAGGAAGTAGTAGATTTAATAAAACAATCAGGTTTGAGGGGTAGAGGAGGTGGAGGATTTCCAACAGGCTTAAAATGGGAATTTACTGCCAAGGCTCAAGGGGATCAGAAGTATGTAATATGTAATGCTGATGAGGGAGATCCAGGAGCATTTATGGATAGATCCATATTGGAAGGTGATCCTTATACGGTGTTGGAAGCCATGACAATATCAGGTTATGCTATAGGTGCAAATAAAGGATATATTTATGTAAGGGCAGAATACCCTATGGCAGTTAAGAGATTAGATAAAGCTATAATTAAGGCGAAGGAATATGGATTATTAGGTAAAAAAATATTTAGAACTAATTTTGATTTTGATTTAGAAATAAGATTAGGTGCTGGAGCCTTTGTATGCGGCGAAGAAACTGCTCTTATACATTCAATAGAAGGAGAAAGAGGAGTGTCAACTCAAAAACCACCCTTCCCAGCTAATAGTGGACTCTGGGGAAAACCAACATTAATAAATAACGTTGAGACCTTTGCGAATATAACTCAAATAATATTAAAAGGGCATGAATGGTTTAAGTCTATAGGTACCGAAAAGAGTCCTGGCACTAAGGTTTTTGCACTTGGTGGTAAAATAAATAATCCAGGATTAGTAGAAATACCAATGGGGACACCTTTAAGAGATGTTATATATGAAATAGGGGATGGAATACCAAACAATAAGAAATTTAAAGCAGTTCAAACTGGAGGACCTTCTGGAGGATGTATACCGGCAGAACTTTTAGATTCACCTATTGATTATGATACTTTAATTGCCATTGGCTCTATGATGGGTTCTGGTGGAATGATAGTAATGGATGAAGATAATTGTATGGTTGATGTTGCTAAATTCTTTTTAGAGTTTGTTGCTGATGAATCTTGTGGCAAATGTACACCTTGTAGAATTGGAACTAGAAGACTCTTTGAATTATTAGAAAAAATAACATCAGGAAATGGAAGCAGTGCAGATATAGATAAATTAGAAAATCTTTCTCGTGAAATAAAGGCTACAGCTCTATGCGGATTAGGTCAGACAGCTCCAAATCCTGTTCTATCTACTCTAAGGTATTTTAGAAATGAATATAATGCTCATGTTAATAAAGAGTGCCCAGCAGGAGCATGCCAATCTTTAATAAGTTATGTGATAAATCACTCCAAGTGTATAGGCTGTAGTGTTTGTAGTAAAGTTTGTCCAGCAGATGCTATATTCGGAGAGTTAAAAAAACCTTATACTATCGACCAAGCAATATGCGTTACATGTGGAGCTTGTATTAGTAAATGTAAATTTAATGCTATAGAGATTCATTAA
- a CDS encoding NADH-dependent [FeFe] hydrogenase, group A6, whose protein sequence is MIKFTIDGISSEVPNGTTILKAARSLGKHIPTLCHLKGVNNSGSCRVCVVEVGPKLVSSCSVLVEDGMNIKTNTTKVREARKTVVQLILSDHKRECTTCIRNEGCELQALTSSLNIRDIEYEGKKTKAILDSLSPSITRDSEKCILCGRCVNTCAKVQSVHAIGFNERGFDTIVSPAYVKSLDDVFCTNCGQCIVACPVGALYEKESIDEVWRAISSPEKYVVVQTAPAIRSALGEEFGMAKGTRVTGKMVAALRRLGFDKVFDTDFTADLTIMEEGTELINRLQSGENLPLMTSCCPGWVKFIEHFYPDMLNNLSTCKSPHQMEGALIKSYFAQKMSIDPRNIINVSIMPCVAKKFESAREELSMEAMQDVDYVLTTRELARMIKEVGIDFVNLPEEDFDNPFGESTGAGVIFGVTGGVAEAALRTVFEILAGKELETVDYNIVRGMEGIREAQIDLPNGLTITSVVAHGLGNAREVMEMIKSGEKEYQFIEIMACPGGCVTGGGQPIINADYKMDNDIRLQRAKAIYDEDEAKVLRKSHKNPYITRLYEEFLGEPNSETSYKYLHTHYVKREKFWK, encoded by the coding sequence ATGATTAAATTTACAATTGATGGTATTTCTTCTGAGGTACCTAATGGGACTACTATACTTAAGGCCGCTAGGAGTTTAGGGAAGCATATACCAACATTGTGCCATTTAAAAGGTGTTAACAATAGTGGAAGCTGTAGAGTATGTGTAGTGGAAGTAGGACCAAAATTAGTGTCATCCTGTTCTGTGTTAGTAGAAGATGGGATGAATATAAAAACTAACACCACTAAAGTTAGAGAAGCACGTAAAACAGTAGTGCAACTTATACTATCTGATCATAAAAGAGAATGTACAACTTGTATAAGAAATGAAGGCTGTGAGCTTCAAGCGCTGACAAGTAGCTTAAATATTAGAGATATAGAATATGAAGGTAAAAAAACAAAAGCAATCTTAGATTCATTATCTCCTTCAATAACAAGGGATTCTGAAAAATGCATACTTTGCGGACGATGTGTTAATACCTGTGCTAAGGTTCAAAGTGTTCATGCTATAGGATTTAATGAAAGAGGTTTTGATACTATTGTATCTCCTGCTTATGTAAAATCCTTAGATGATGTTTTTTGTACTAATTGTGGTCAGTGCATAGTAGCCTGTCCTGTGGGAGCCCTATATGAAAAGGAAAGTATTGATGAAGTATGGCGTGCAATATCATCTCCTGAAAAATATGTAGTAGTTCAAACAGCTCCAGCTATTAGGTCTGCCTTAGGAGAAGAATTTGGAATGGCAAAAGGAACTAGAGTTACAGGAAAAATGGTAGCAGCACTTAGAAGATTAGGATTTGATAAAGTATTTGACACTGATTTTACAGCGGATTTAACTATAATGGAAGAAGGTACAGAATTAATAAATAGGTTACAATCTGGTGAGAATCTACCACTTATGACCTCCTGCTGTCCAGGATGGGTAAAATTTATAGAACATTTTTATCCCGATATGCTTAATAATCTATCTACATGTAAGTCTCCACATCAAATGGAAGGTGCATTGATAAAGAGTTATTTTGCTCAAAAGATGTCAATAGATCCCAGAAATATAATTAATGTATCCATAATGCCATGTGTAGCTAAAAAGTTTGAAAGTGCAAGGGAAGAATTGTCTATGGAAGCTATGCAGGATGTGGATTATGTTTTAACCACTAGAGAGTTAGCAAGGATGATAAAAGAAGTCGGAATAGACTTTGTAAACTTACCAGAAGAAGATTTTGATAATCCTTTTGGAGAGTCTACAGGAGCAGGTGTAATATTTGGAGTTACAGGAGGAGTTGCAGAAGCTGCCTTAAGAACTGTGTTTGAAATACTAGCTGGTAAGGAATTAGAGACAGTAGACTACAATATAGTTAGAGGTATGGAAGGTATTAGGGAGGCACAAATAGATCTGCCGAACGGACTTACAATAACCTCAGTAGTAGCACATGGTCTTGGCAATGCAAGAGAAGTCATGGAAATGATAAAGTCTGGTGAAAAAGAATATCAATTTATAGAAATAATGGCCTGTCCTGGAGGTTGTGTAACAGGAGGCGGTCAACCGATAATTAATGCGGATTATAAAATGGATAACGATATAAGATTACAAAGAGCTAAGGCAATATATGATGAGGATGAAGCAAAGGTATTAAGAAAATCACATAAAAATCCTTATATTACTAGACTGTATGAAGAGTTTTTAGGCGAACCAAATTCAGAAACAAGTTATAAGTATTTACACACTCATTATGTTAAAAGAGAGAAGTTTTGGAAATAG
- a CDS encoding TM1266 family iron-only hydrogenase system putative regulator: MDKRLGVVGIVVEDINSASKVNTILHDYAHIIVGRMGIPYKDRGVSIISLTVDGNTDQISAMTGKLGKITGISVKTALTKS; encoded by the coding sequence ATGGATAAAAGATTGGGAGTAGTAGGTATAGTAGTTGAAGATATTAATAGTGCATCAAAGGTAAATACTATACTCCATGATTATGCACATATCATAGTAGGTAGAATGGGTATACCCTATAAAGATCGAGGGGTATCTATTATTTCTTTGACGGTAGATGGTAATACAGATCAAATAAGTGCTATGACAGGAAAATTAGGTAAAATAACTGGAATAAGTGTAAAAACCGCACTGACAAAATCCTAG
- a CDS encoding ABC transporter substrate-binding protein produces the protein MKKKFLFYLVTCILFLSIFLTACSPNNKTGEQTTNNEETEIALDSIEVNIGFVDGIPALSMVKLAKETPLFKENITVNYDLIKGSDLIVSKVMNKELDIAIVPSNLAAIVYNQGETYLIGALSGFGNLYVVSRETIPSLEDLKGREITTIGKGLTPDIVFQYVLKSNSIDPLEDVTINYMGGATELAPAFLSKKAEIILAPEPMISTILSKDPTAKIQFSLNELFAEVTRSDLGFPQTVLIVKKELLNNHPEFVNLFLDEYNNSVKWAIGYPQELEEYGIEVGITIPMDILNKDSIKRMNLNFISGNEMKDVYMKYVNVLFEFEPKTIGGKLPNEGIFFTK, from the coding sequence ATGAAAAAGAAATTTTTATTTTATTTAGTGACATGTATTTTATTTCTATCTATCTTTTTAACGGCCTGTAGCCCTAACAATAAAACAGGAGAACAAACTACAAACAATGAAGAAACAGAAATCGCACTAGATTCTATTGAGGTGAATATAGGTTTCGTTGATGGAATTCCTGCTTTAAGCATGGTAAAACTTGCAAAAGAAACACCTCTATTTAAAGAAAATATTACTGTCAATTATGACCTAATTAAAGGGTCAGATTTAATTGTTTCTAAGGTTATGAATAAGGAATTAGATATTGCTATAGTACCTTCTAATTTAGCTGCCATAGTTTATAATCAGGGAGAAACCTATTTGATAGGTGCTTTGAGTGGATTTGGGAATCTATACGTTGTATCTAGAGAAACCATCCCTTCTTTAGAGGATCTTAAAGGAAGAGAAATTACAACTATAGGGAAAGGACTAACACCAGATATTGTTTTCCAATATGTACTAAAGTCAAATAGTATTGATCCATTGGAGGATGTTACAATAAACTATATGGGTGGTGCAACGGAACTAGCACCTGCATTTCTTTCAAAAAAGGCAGAAATTATATTAGCTCCAGAACCTATGATTAGTACTATTTTATCAAAGGATCCGACTGCAAAAATTCAATTTAGTCTCAATGAACTATTTGCCGAAGTTACAAGATCTGATCTTGGATTTCCTCAAACCGTACTTATAGTAAAAAAGGAACTATTAAATAATCATCCTGAATTTGTAAATTTATTTTTAGATGAGTACAATAATTCAGTTAAGTGGGCAATAGGTTACCCGCAAGAATTAGAGGAGTATGGAATAGAAGTAGGTATTACAATACCTATGGATATCTTAAATAAAGATTCAATAAAAAGAATGAATTTAAACTTCATTTCAGGTAATGAAATGAAGGATGTATATATGAAGTATGTTAATGTTTTGTTTGAATTTGAACCTAAAACAATAGGGGGTAAACTTCCTAATGAAGGTATCTTCTTTACGAAATAA
- a CDS encoding ABC transporter permease gives MKVSSLRNNIVFVIYGISFLLVWSWLSKVVNQSVIIPSPEEVMYSLLEILKSRPTYIVIFHTLRRVIASFIIALACALLAGIIAYLLPLVRNLLTPILYFLKVVPVVAIILLILIWSSSESAPAIVGFLMVFPLLYEGVINSLLYIDIKLLHMTKVHNVSAIYQIKDLYLPIIFRGLGNSISTSFGLAFKSVVAGEVLSHPKLSIGGAIYKEKNYLNTSGVLAWLITMVIINIILEKIMKGLGGDKNGNFKY, from the coding sequence ATGAAGGTATCTTCTTTACGAAATAATATTGTATTTGTAATATATGGCATAAGCTTTCTGTTAGTTTGGTCATGGTTATCTAAAGTAGTAAATCAAAGTGTGATTATACCATCTCCAGAAGAGGTAATGTATTCTCTTTTGGAGATATTAAAATCTAGACCTACCTATATTGTAATTTTTCATACATTAAGGCGAGTCATAGCTAGCTTTATAATTGCTTTAGCCTGTGCTCTTTTAGCTGGAATTATAGCTTATTTGCTACCCTTAGTTAGAAATTTACTAACACCTATACTTTATTTTTTAAAAGTCGTACCAGTGGTTGCTATTATATTATTAATATTAATATGGTCAAGTAGCGAAAGTGCTCCAGCCATAGTTGGATTTTTAATGGTATTTCCACTTTTGTATGAGGGAGTTATTAATTCTCTTTTGTACATTGATATAAAACTTTTACATATGACAAAGGTTCACAATGTATCTGCCATTTATCAAATTAAAGATTTGTATTTACCAATTATTTTTAGGGGATTAGGGAATAGTATTTCAACCTCCTTTGGTCTGGCATTTAAGTCTGTGGTGGCAGGAGAAGTGCTAAGTCATCCTAAATTATCTATTGGGGGTGCGATTTATAAAGAAAAAAACTACCTAAACACTTCAGGAGTTTTAGCTTGGCTAATAACTATGGTGATTATAAATATAATACTAGAAAAAATCATGAAGGGATTGGGCGGCGATAAAAATGGAAATTTTAAATATTGA
- a CDS encoding ABC transporter ATP-binding protein — protein MEILNIEKRFGETLILDKISLTIYPKQINVILGPSGCGKSTLLQIIAGLDKDFEGYINGITRRKIAYVFQEERLLEWRSVEKNILYASSGKVEKERLLDYGKALGLSEYLKYRPGQLSGGLRQRVNLLRAFLYPASLLLMDESFRSLDIQTKEETINLFLRVQKEEELTVLLVTHSLEEAIQLGNYIHIFSNKPTRRLDTFTNPYFSSAKTYSIEDKESFLNEVKEMIKIKN, from the coding sequence ATGGAAATTTTAAATATTGAAAAGAGGTTTGGTGAAACCCTTATTTTAGATAAAATTAGCCTAACTATATATCCTAAACAAATTAACGTAATTCTAGGTCCTTCTGGTTGTGGGAAAAGCACTTTACTCCAGATTATTGCAGGCTTAGATAAGGATTTTGAGGGTTATATAAACGGTATAACCCGGCGTAAAATAGCATATGTTTTTCAAGAAGAACGCCTTCTAGAATGGAGGAGCGTTGAAAAAAATATTCTGTATGCATCAAGCGGAAAAGTAGAAAAGGAGCGATTGTTGGATTATGGAAAAGCCTTAGGACTTTCTGAGTATTTGAAATATCGTCCCGGTCAACTTAGTGGTGGACTTCGTCAACGAGTTAATCTTCTAAGAGCTTTTCTTTATCCTGCTTCTTTACTATTAATGGATGAATCCTTTAGATCTTTAGATATTCAAACAAAAGAAGAAACAATAAATTTGTTTCTTCGAGTTCAAAAGGAAGAAGAATTAACTGTCCTGCTTGTTACACATAGTTTAGAAGAGGCGATACAACTAGGTAATTATATTCATATTTTTTCTAATAAGCCTACAAGGAGATTAGATACATTTACAAATCCGTATTTTTCTTCAGCAAAGACCTATTCTATTGAAGATAAAGAGTCCTTTTTAAATGAAGTTAAAGAAATGATAAAAATAAAAAATTAA
- the ytaF gene encoding sporulation membrane protein YtaF has protein sequence MTESILLVLALSLDAFVASIAYGTNKIKIPFISVAIINIACSSVLAFSLFLGSIVKKIIPVNITSVFSFLILLVLGVFYLFQSLIKAYITKPSNQNKEVQLKMSDLIINIYVDETSADFDNSKDLNPKEAIYLAIALSLDSLAVGFGSSLGNINYIQVILFSLFWGMMAIWLGVFIGKKFAEKLNINISWLSGVLLMILAIKNLI, from the coding sequence ATGACAGAATCTATATTATTAGTACTGGCATTGTCTTTAGATGCATTCGTAGCCAGTATAGCTTATGGGACAAATAAAATAAAAATACCATTTATATCAGTAGCTATTATTAATATAGCTTGTTCATCCGTACTTGCATTTTCTCTATTTTTAGGATCTATAGTCAAAAAAATAATACCAGTAAACATAACATCAGTCTTTAGCTTTTTAATATTACTGGTTTTAGGTGTATTTTATTTATTCCAAAGTTTAATTAAAGCTTATATTACAAAGCCTTCGAATCAAAATAAAGAAGTACAACTAAAGATGTCTGATTTAATAATTAACATATATGTTGATGAAACTAGCGCCGATTTTGATAATTCTAAAGACCTTAATCCTAAAGAGGCTATTTATCTTGCTATAGCTCTTTCTTTGGATTCACTAGCTGTCGGATTCGGTAGTAGCTTAGGAAACATTAATTATATTCAGGTAATACTTTTTTCTTTATTTTGGGGTATGATGGCTATCTGGTTAGGCGTATTTATAGGTAAAAAATTTGCTGAAAAGCTAAACATTAATATATCTTGGCTGTCTGGAGTACTTTTAATGATTTTAGCAATAAAAAATCTAATATAA